In a single window of the Serratia quinivorans genome:
- the focA gene encoding Formate channel 1 yields the protein MKADNPFDLILPAATAKIAEDAGVYKATKHPLKTFYLAITAGVFISIAFVFYITATTGTAGVPFGLAKLVGGICFSLGLMLVVVSGADLFTSTVLIVIAKASGRISWCQLGANWLNVYIGNLIGALFFVALIWFSGEHMVANGQWGLNVLQTADHKLHHTFVEAVCLGILANLMVCLAVWMSYSGRSLMDKMFAMILPVGMFVASGFEHSIANMFMIPMGIVVKNFATPEFWQAVGATPEQFAHLTVSNFIIDNLIPVTIGNIIGGGLLVGLTYWVIYLRGGEQQH from the coding sequence GTGAAAGCTGACAACCCCTTCGATCTGATATTACCTGCAGCAACGGCGAAAATCGCTGAAGATGCAGGTGTGTATAAAGCCACCAAGCATCCGCTGAAAACGTTTTATTTGGCGATCACTGCCGGCGTCTTTATTTCAATCGCATTCGTGTTTTATATCACTGCGACTACCGGCACTGCCGGTGTGCCTTTCGGCCTGGCAAAACTGGTCGGCGGCATCTGTTTCTCTCTGGGGTTAATGCTGGTGGTGGTTTCGGGCGCCGACCTGTTCACCTCCACCGTGCTGATTGTCATTGCCAAGGCCAGCGGCCGCATCAGCTGGTGCCAACTGGGCGCCAACTGGCTGAATGTCTATATTGGCAACCTGATTGGCGCACTGTTCTTTGTGGCACTCATCTGGTTCTCTGGCGAGCACATGGTCGCCAACGGTCAGTGGGGCCTGAACGTCCTGCAAACCGCGGATCACAAGCTGCATCACACCTTTGTTGAGGCCGTCTGCCTCGGCATCCTGGCTAACCTGATGGTCTGCCTGGCGGTGTGGATGAGCTACTCCGGCCGCAGCCTGATGGACAAAATGTTCGCCATGATCCTGCCAGTCGGCATGTTTGTCGCCAGCGGTTTTGAACACAGCATCGCCAACATGTTTATGATCCCTATGGGTATCGTGGTTAAAAACTTCGCCACGCCAGAATTCTGGCAAGCCGTAGGGGCAACACCTGAGCAGTTTGCTCATCTGACCGTAAGCAACTTTATCATCGACAACCTGATCCCGGTCACCATTGGCAACATCATTGGTGGCGGCCTGCTGGTTGGGTTGACTTACTGGGTAATTTATCTGCGTGGTGGTGAACAACAGCACTAA